In a genomic window of Quercus lobata isolate SW786 chromosome 4, ValleyOak3.0 Primary Assembly, whole genome shotgun sequence:
- the LOC115984218 gene encoding protein EMSY-LIKE 3-like isoform X1, whose protein sequence is MDYEPYDSSGTDDDLPPSHQNRIPRGRVAGNGRSAVASVPYPRMYGETDMETQIHQLEQEAYSSVLRAFKAQADAITWEKESLITELRKELRLSNEEHRELLGRVNADDVIRRIREWRQAGGHQSGMLGTGQAAHDPIPSPTVSASRKKQKISQPVPSQSYGGPSPTFHQQAVAASHQPSSSTAKRGSIPGPKGKKQKPGQVLPGASSMKQYPLSGPTGRGQVANRVSSGALAGEHPEGATFDPLIGRRVRTRWPDDNNFYEAVITDHNPVEGRHALVYDIGSANETWEWVNLSEISPEDIQWVGEDPGIPRRGGYGGSGHGMNRPIGRDGIPGAGRGRGATKGHARKDFLPSQNGIGKKAPDDIKILHTDTLIKEVERVFGANHPDPLEIERAKKALKEQEQALVDAISRLNEISDGESDEGGHQFSLGQSMDRD, encoded by the exons gaACTGATGATGATCTTCCTCCATCACATCAAAATAGAATTCCTAGAGGGCGTGTTGCCGGAAATGGAAGATCTGCTGTGGCTTCTGTTCCATATCCTAGGATGTATGGTGAAACTGATATGGAGACCCAAATTCACCAACTCGAGCAAGAAGCATACAGTTCAGTTCTAAGAGCCTTTAAAGCTCAAGCTGATGCCATTACTTGG GAGAAGGAAAGTTTAATAACAGAACTTAGAAAAGAGTTGAGACTATCAAATGAGGAACACAGAGAGCTTCTAGGACGGGTTAATGCAGATGATGTCATTCGAAGGATAAG GGAGTGGAGACAGGCAGGTGGGCATCAATCTGGCATGCTCGGTACTGGTCAAGCTGCTCATGATCCAATACCCAGCCCTACTGTCTCTGCATCTCGCAAGAAACAGAAGATTTCTCAGCCAGTACCATCACAATCCTATGGTGGACCATCTCCTACGTTTCACCAACAAGCAGTAGCAGCATCTCACCAGCCATCTTCGTCCACCGCAAAGCGAGGATCAATCCCAGGACCAAAGGGCAAGAAGCAGAAACCT GGTCAGGTTTTGCCTGGTGCTTCTTCAATGAAGCAGTATCCTCTGTCAGGCCCTACTGGGAGGGGTCAGGTTGCTAATAGGGTTTCTTCTGGTGCTCTTGCGGGTGAGCATCCCGAAGGAGCAACTTTTGATCCATTGATTGGGAGGAGAGTGAGGACCAGGTGGCCTGATGACAATAACTTTTATGAAGCTGTTATAACTGACCACAATCCAGTTGAG GGGCGACATGCTCTGGTCTATGATATTGGCAGTGCAAATGAGACATGGGAATGGGTTAATCTCTCGGAG ATCTCCCCTGAGGATATCCAATGGGTTGGTGAGGATCCTGGAATCCCCCGTCGAGGGGGTTATGGTGGATCAGGTCATGGGATGAATAGACCCATTGGCCGTGATGGTATTCCAGGTGCAGGAAGAGGTAGAGGGGCTACAAAGGGTCATGCCAGAAAAGATTTTCTGCCATCGCAAAATGGAATTGGAAAGAAAGCACCAGATGATATAAAAATTCTTCACACAGATACTCTAATCAAGGAG GTGGAGAGAGTTTTTGGTGCAAATCATCCAGATCCTCTTGAAATTGAGAGAGCCAAGAAAGCATTGAAG GAGCAAGAGCAAGCACTTGTTGACGCAATTTCAAGGCTTAATGAGATTTCTGATGGTGAAAGCG ATGAGGGTGGCCACCAGTTCTCGCTTGGGCAGTCAATGGATCGAGATTGA
- the LOC115984218 gene encoding protein EMSY-LIKE 3-like isoform X2 codes for MDYEPYDSSGTDDDLPPSHQNRIPRGRVAGNGRSAVASVPYPRMYGETDMETQIHQLEQEAYSSVLRAFKAQADAITWEKESLITELRKELRLSNEEHRELLGRVNADDVIRRIREWRQAGGHQSGMLGTGQAAHDPIPSPTVSASRKKQKISQPVPSQSYGGPSPTFHQQAVAASHQPSSSTAKRGSIPGPKGKKQKPGQVLPGASSMKQYPLSGPTGRGQVANRVSSGALAGEHPEGATFDPLIGRRVRTRWPDDNNFYEAVITDHNPVEGRHALVYDIGSANETWEWVNLSEISPEDIQWVGEDPGIPRRGGYGGSGHGMNRPIGRDGIPGAGRGRGATKGHARKDFLPSQNGIGKKAPDDIKILHTDTLIKEVERVFGANHPDPLEIERAKKALKHVYIIAGARASTC; via the exons gaACTGATGATGATCTTCCTCCATCACATCAAAATAGAATTCCTAGAGGGCGTGTTGCCGGAAATGGAAGATCTGCTGTGGCTTCTGTTCCATATCCTAGGATGTATGGTGAAACTGATATGGAGACCCAAATTCACCAACTCGAGCAAGAAGCATACAGTTCAGTTCTAAGAGCCTTTAAAGCTCAAGCTGATGCCATTACTTGG GAGAAGGAAAGTTTAATAACAGAACTTAGAAAAGAGTTGAGACTATCAAATGAGGAACACAGAGAGCTTCTAGGACGGGTTAATGCAGATGATGTCATTCGAAGGATAAG GGAGTGGAGACAGGCAGGTGGGCATCAATCTGGCATGCTCGGTACTGGTCAAGCTGCTCATGATCCAATACCCAGCCCTACTGTCTCTGCATCTCGCAAGAAACAGAAGATTTCTCAGCCAGTACCATCACAATCCTATGGTGGACCATCTCCTACGTTTCACCAACAAGCAGTAGCAGCATCTCACCAGCCATCTTCGTCCACCGCAAAGCGAGGATCAATCCCAGGACCAAAGGGCAAGAAGCAGAAACCT GGTCAGGTTTTGCCTGGTGCTTCTTCAATGAAGCAGTATCCTCTGTCAGGCCCTACTGGGAGGGGTCAGGTTGCTAATAGGGTTTCTTCTGGTGCTCTTGCGGGTGAGCATCCCGAAGGAGCAACTTTTGATCCATTGATTGGGAGGAGAGTGAGGACCAGGTGGCCTGATGACAATAACTTTTATGAAGCTGTTATAACTGACCACAATCCAGTTGAG GGGCGACATGCTCTGGTCTATGATATTGGCAGTGCAAATGAGACATGGGAATGGGTTAATCTCTCGGAG ATCTCCCCTGAGGATATCCAATGGGTTGGTGAGGATCCTGGAATCCCCCGTCGAGGGGGTTATGGTGGATCAGGTCATGGGATGAATAGACCCATTGGCCGTGATGGTATTCCAGGTGCAGGAAGAGGTAGAGGGGCTACAAAGGGTCATGCCAGAAAAGATTTTCTGCCATCGCAAAATGGAATTGGAAAGAAAGCACCAGATGATATAAAAATTCTTCACACAGATACTCTAATCAAGGAG GTGGAGAGAGTTTTTGGTGCAAATCATCCAGATCCTCTTGAAATTGAGAGAGCCAAGAAAGCATTGAAG CATGTATACATCATTGCAGGAGCAAGAGCAAGCACTTGTTGA
- the LOC115984217 gene encoding zeaxanthin epoxidase, chloroplastic-like produces the protein MASLLYLNPCNQNQTCNKIPHPGAKKASMRSYFVRCEGGNDDLKSDEKNSEGRKRLKILIAGGGIGGLVLALAAKHRGFEVKVFEKDLSAVRGEGRHRGPIQLLSSALAVLQEIDENVAEQIMKAGCVTGNRINGLADGVSGEWFTKFDLSTPAVRRGLPITQVICRMELQDILINAVGSEIVRNKSKVVDFMEDPNKVTAILQDGQQYDGDILVGADGIWSIVRSKLFGEQEANYSSYTCYSGLTNFVPPYIDIVGYRVFLGLNQYFVASDVGNGKMQWYAFHKEPQRNTDPPKGKKKRLLELFRNWCNEVITLIRETPEHMILRRDIYDRDMIYSWGNGRVTLLGDAAHPMQPNFGQGGCMAIEDCYQLILELDKLAKSGSDVQQSYETASTLRSYEKKRMFRISTVHAASRMASKMIDTYQPYMEFSPGPLSHLSTLRIKHPSIHVARALLQFCLPHFLTWMIAGHGFHIKRKRSA, from the exons ATGGCATCTCTCTTGTACCTTAATCCATGCAATCAAAACCAGACATGTAATAAAATTCCTCACCCTGGAGCTAAAAAAGCCAGTATGAGAAGCTATTTTGTTAGATGTGAAGGTGGTAATGATGATCTAAAGTCAGATGAAAAGAACAGTGAAGGAAGAAAGAGACTTAAGATTCTGATAGCAGGTGGGGGCATAGGGGGGCTAGTCTTGGCTCTGGCTGCAAAGCATAGAGGGTTTGAAGTAAAGGTTTTTGAGAAGGATTTGAGTGCGGTGAGAGGGGAGGGTAGGCATCGTGGCCCTATTCAACTCTTAAGTAGTGCTTTGGCCGTGTTGCAAGAGATAGATGAGAATGTTGCTGAGCAAATTATGAAAGCAGGTTGTGTTACTGGCAATAGGATCAATGGCCTCGCAGATGGTGTCTCTGGTGAATG GTTTACTAAGTTTGACCTTTCTACTCCTGCTGTAAGGAGGGGACTTCCTATTACTCAAGTAATATGTAGGATGGAATTGCAAGACATCTTAATCAATGCAGTTGGGTCTGAAATTGTGAGAAACAAGTCTAAAGTTGTGGACTTCATGGAAGACCCCAACAAG GTAACAGCTATACTTCAAGATGGACAGCAGTATGATGGAGACATATTAGTTGGAGCTGATGGAATTTGGTCAATA GTGCGTTCAAAATTGTTTGGGGAGCAGGAAGCAAATTATTCAAGTTATACATGCTATAGTGGACTAACTAACTTTGTGCCACCATATATCGATATTGTTGG GTATCGGGTGTTCCTAGGATTGAATCAGTACTTTGTTGCTTCAGATGTTGGGAATGGGAAAATGCAATGGTATGCCTTCCATAAGGAACCCCAAAGAAATACCGATCCTCCCAAag GTAAAAAGAAGAGGCTTCTGGAGCTGTTCAGAAACTGGTGTAATGAAGTGATTACTTTAATCAGGGAAACACCTGAGCACATGATTTTGCGGAGAGACATCTACGACAGAGACATGATCTACAGCTGGGGAAATGGACGAGTTACCCTGTTAGGTGATGCTGCTCATCCTATGCAGCCTAATTTCGGCCAAGGGGGTTGCATGGCAATTGAG GACTGTTACCAGCTTATACTTGAGCTTGATAAGTTGGCCAAAAGTGGCTCAGATGTTCAACAGTCTTATGAAACTGCCTCAACACTTAGAAG CTACGAGAAGAAAAGAATGTTCCGTATTAGCACAGTGCATGCAGCTAGCAGAATGGCATCAAAAATGATTGACACTTATCAACCTTACATGGAATTTTCACCCGGCCCTCTGTCT CATCTATCAACACTAAGGATTAAACATCCTTCAATTCATGTAGCTCGTGCACTTTTGCAGTTCTGTTTGCCACACTTCCTGACTTGGATGATAGCAGGACATGG GTTCCACATAAAGAGGAAAAGAAGTGCATGA